A window from Salinigranum halophilum encodes these proteins:
- a CDS encoding M20/M25/M40 family metallo-hydrolase, whose product MQFRAFDDDLRRFTEEFLRFDTTDGNEKPAQEWLESRLDDLGFETYTWEADADTLAAHPSFPDSDEFVTEDRPSVAGVLEFGDPDAGPTLVLNGHVDVVPADEGVWTSEPFDPTWSDGAEELTARGAVDMKTAVGVCAFAAMSAHERFGDDLDGRVVVECVVGEEEGGIGAAAAALNNPYPFERDAAIVAEPTSLTPVVATEGCLMKRLELVGRSAHAARRWEGVDVLDKFETIRHRFLDLEAERGERVTHPRYTEFDNPWPLTIGIVEAGSWASTVAASLTAECRFGVAPGESVDDVEAEYEAALQEVVDDDEWLTEHPPDFDRFTIQFEPAEIDPDEPVVGAVQAAMREHGLSRTEPLGETYGADNRHYVAAGIPTVVFGPGDIEQAHFPDETLVWEDALVAGEVIVNAVSTFLADDE is encoded by the coding sequence ATGCAGTTCCGCGCGTTCGACGACGACCTCCGCCGCTTCACCGAGGAGTTCCTCCGCTTCGACACCACAGACGGGAACGAGAAGCCCGCCCAGGAGTGGCTCGAATCCCGACTCGACGACCTCGGTTTCGAGACGTACACCTGGGAGGCCGACGCCGACACGCTCGCCGCGCACCCGTCGTTCCCGGACAGCGACGAGTTCGTGACCGAGGACCGCCCGAGCGTCGCCGGCGTCCTCGAGTTCGGCGACCCCGACGCGGGGCCGACACTGGTGTTGAACGGCCACGTCGACGTCGTCCCCGCGGACGAGGGCGTCTGGACGTCGGAGCCGTTCGACCCGACGTGGAGCGATGGAGCGGAGGAACTCACCGCCCGCGGCGCGGTCGACATGAAGACCGCCGTCGGTGTCTGTGCGTTCGCCGCGATGAGCGCCCACGAACGGTTCGGGGACGACCTGGACGGCAGAGTCGTCGTCGAGTGTGTCGTCGGCGAGGAGGAGGGTGGCATCGGTGCCGCCGCGGCCGCGCTCAACAACCCGTACCCCTTCGAGCGCGACGCCGCCATCGTCGCGGAGCCGACCAGCCTCACTCCCGTCGTCGCCACCGAGGGCTGTCTGATGAAGCGGCTCGAACTGGTCGGCAGGTCGGCACACGCCGCCCGACGCTGGGAGGGCGTCGACGTTCTCGACAAGTTCGAGACCATCAGACACCGGTTCCTCGACCTCGAAGCCGAGCGCGGAGAGCGGGTCACCCATCCCCGCTACACCGAGTTCGACAACCCCTGGCCGCTCACCATCGGTATCGTCGAGGCGGGGTCGTGGGCGTCGACGGTCGCCGCCTCGCTCACTGCGGAGTGTCGCTTCGGCGTCGCGCCCGGCGAGTCCGTCGACGACGTCGAAGCGGAGTACGAGGCCGCCCTGCAGGAGGTCGTCGACGACGACGAGTGGCTCACCGAGCACCCACCCGACTTCGACCGCTTCACCATCCAGTTCGAGCCGGCCGAAATCGACCCCGACGAACCGGTCGTCGGGGCAGTACAGGCAGCGATGCGGGAGCACGGGCTGTCGCGGACGGAACCGCTCGGTGAGACCTACGGCGCGGACAACCGCCACTACGTCGCGGCGGGCATCCCGACGGTCGTCTTCGGCCCCGGCGACATCGAGCAGGCACACTTCCCCGACGAGACGCTCGTCTGGGAGGACGCGCTCGTCGCCGGCGAGGTCATCGTCAACGCCGTGTCGACGTTCCTCGCCGACGACGAGTGA
- a CDS encoding metal-dependent hydrolase has translation MFPLGHAVFGYLLYVPFAWVTGRRLPYGVTLGALLVGTQFPDLVDKPLAYADVLPSGRAMGHSVFFALVVGAVLWALVRRYDRPHLAVAFGFGHVAHVVGDLVAAVVDQTPVAEFGFLLWPLLPAPVYASDNVAPWVRVAEFYASPRLTPGLVLVPLVFVTFLFVERERRRRVAE, from the coding sequence GTGTTCCCGCTCGGCCACGCGGTCTTCGGTTACCTCCTCTATGTCCCGTTCGCGTGGGTGACCGGTCGGCGGTTACCCTACGGCGTGACACTCGGCGCGCTCCTCGTCGGCACACAGTTCCCCGACCTGGTCGACAAGCCGCTGGCGTACGCCGACGTGCTCCCCAGCGGTCGCGCTATGGGCCATTCGGTCTTCTTCGCGCTCGTCGTCGGTGCGGTGCTCTGGGCACTCGTCCGACGGTACGACCGTCCGCACCTCGCGGTCGCGTTCGGGTTCGGCCACGTCGCCCACGTCGTCGGCGACCTCGTCGCCGCCGTCGTCGACCAGACGCCGGTAGCGGAGTTCGGGTTCCTCCTCTGGCCGCTGCTGCCAGCCCCGGTGTACGCGAGCGACAACGTGGCTCCCTGGGTCAGGGTCGCCGAGTTCTACGCCTCACCCCGGCTCACGCCCGGTCTCGTGCTCGTCCCGCTCGTGTTCGTGACGTTCCTCTTCGTCGAGCGCGAACGGCGACGGCGGGTCGCCGAGTAA
- a CDS encoding ABC transporter substrate-binding protein, translating into MSRKQSFGRREVLKTTGAALATGAVAGCLGGGGGGSGGDRVPMDITEWPPEEYSSNLNMMNWYDSWAEWAMEEFGNEYDVEVTNEGFSSPDQWYSRLQAGNTEIDNIAATTNWVERSINNDFLHELPVDIMPAWENVTDNIKEASSYQQDGSTYAIPEALVLYPLTYNTDHFDAAPESWGVLWDESLEGEIMMWDNSTVSCQIAAMYTGQDPISPSDFDEIEEVLKQQKPLLRTYWGDYEQGMQLFVNEDVVAGPLTMGRTYTARFSEGAPVNYTAPEEGAMFTSDLFVIPKGAPNPITSLLFTNWASEKPNAAQLFETMGYKPGVDIQSELSEQDREFTTWPSDWNLVFSETLSDDVRSRYDEIWTAVKAA; encoded by the coding sequence ATGTCCCGCAAGCAATCGTTCGGACGCAGAGAGGTACTGAAAACCACCGGTGCCGCGCTCGCCACGGGCGCTGTCGCCGGCTGTCTCGGTGGCGGCGGGGGCGGCAGCGGTGGCGACCGGGTGCCGATGGACATCACGGAGTGGCCGCCGGAGGAGTACTCGTCGAACCTGAACATGATGAACTGGTACGACTCCTGGGCGGAGTGGGCCATGGAGGAGTTCGGCAACGAGTACGACGTCGAGGTGACGAACGAGGGGTTCTCCTCGCCCGACCAGTGGTACTCGCGGCTGCAGGCCGGCAACACCGAGATCGACAACATCGCGGCGACGACCAACTGGGTCGAACGCTCCATCAACAACGACTTCCTCCACGAACTGCCGGTCGACATCATGCCCGCGTGGGAGAACGTCACCGACAACATCAAGGAGGCCTCCTCGTACCAGCAGGACGGCTCGACGTACGCCATCCCCGAAGCGCTCGTCCTCTACCCTCTGACGTACAACACGGACCACTTCGACGCCGCGCCGGAGTCGTGGGGCGTCCTCTGGGACGAGTCGCTGGAGGGTGAGATCATGATGTGGGACAACTCGACCGTCTCGTGTCAGATCGCGGCGATGTACACCGGACAGGACCCCATCTCGCCCTCGGACTTCGACGAGATCGAAGAGGTGCTCAAACAGCAGAAGCCGCTTCTCAGGACCTACTGGGGCGACTACGAGCAGGGGATGCAGCTGTTCGTCAACGAAGACGTCGTCGCCGGGCCGCTCACGATGGGGCGGACCTACACGGCGCGGTTCAGCGAGGGTGCACCCGTCAACTACACGGCTCCCGAGGAAGGGGCGATGTTCACCTCCGACCTGTTCGTCATCCCGAAGGGCGCGCCGAACCCCATCACGAGCCTGCTCTTCACGAACTGGGCCTCGGAGAAACCCAACGCCGCACAGCTGTTCGAGACGATGGGCTACAAGCCCGGCGTCGACATCCAGAGCGAACTCTCCGAGCAGGACCGCGAGTTCACGACGTGGCCCTCGGACTGGAACCTCGTCTTCTCGGAGACGCTCTCGGACGACGTTCGCTCGCGCTACGACGAGATCTGGACGGCGGTCAAGGCAGCCTAG
- the purQ gene encoding phosphoribosylformylglycinamidine synthase I, producing MTVAVVQFGGSNCDRDAVQALAHLGIDARRVWHEDGLPDDTSGVVIPGGFSYGDYLRAGAMAARSPVMNEVRERAEAGVPVLGICNGAQIGCESGLTEGVFTTNRSARFQCEHVFVRVERADTPWTRAYDEGDVVELPIAHGEGRFEVSEELYEQLAEAGRVLFRYCDDEGNVTEEANPNGSVGNVAGVVGERDTVAVLMPHPERATLPDLGRTDGQGILQGLA from the coding sequence GTGACCGTCGCTGTCGTCCAGTTCGGCGGGTCGAACTGCGACCGCGACGCGGTGCAGGCGCTCGCCCACCTGGGAATCGACGCCCGCCGCGTGTGGCACGAGGACGGTCTCCCCGACGACACCAGCGGCGTCGTCATTCCGGGCGGGTTCTCCTACGGCGACTACCTGCGCGCGGGAGCGATGGCTGCGCGCTCGCCGGTCATGAACGAGGTGCGCGAGCGCGCCGAGGCGGGCGTTCCGGTGCTCGGTATCTGCAACGGCGCACAGATTGGGTGTGAGTCGGGCCTCACCGAGGGCGTGTTCACGACGAATCGGAGCGCACGCTTTCAGTGCGAACACGTCTTCGTCCGCGTGGAGCGCGCGGACACGCCGTGGACGCGCGCCTACGACGAGGGCGACGTCGTCGAACTCCCCATCGCCCACGGCGAGGGGCGGTTCGAGGTGAGCGAAGAGCTGTACGAGCAGTTAGCGGAGGCGGGACGCGTGCTCTTCCGGTACTGTGACGACGAGGGGAACGTCACGGAGGAGGCGAACCCGAACGGGTCCGTCGGCAACGTCGCGGGCGTGGTCGGTGAGCGCGACACGGTGGCCGTGTTGATGCCACACCCCGAGCGGGCGACGCTCCCGGACCTCGGGCGGACGGACGGGCAGGGGATACTGCAGGGTCTCGCGTAG
- a CDS encoding archaeosine biosynthesis radical SAM protein RaSEA: MSKPTPEVYERGRGMDAHNQVMRDIRSQKDKKYDPHEPTRVWLDEDNTPDGVRQSLTIILNTGGCRWARAGGCTMCGYVAESVEGGSVAHEALMDQLQVCLDHEAENADEPSPLIKIYTSGSFLDEREVPAETRAAVAETFAERERIVVESLPDFVSRAKLADFTAQGLETDVAVGLETATDRVRHDCVNKYFAFDDFVAASEEAEAAGAGIKAYLLMKPPFLTEREALEDMVSSVRRCADYAHTVSMNPCNVQRYTMVDELFFQGGYRPPWLWSVAEVLERTADVDAIVVSDPVGHGSDRGPHNCGECDDRVQRAIKDFDLRQDPAVFEQVDCDCAATWRAVLDEEAAYAMPLAR; encoded by the coding sequence ATGAGTAAGCCGACGCCCGAGGTGTACGAGCGGGGTCGCGGCATGGACGCGCACAACCAGGTGATGCGCGACATCCGGTCGCAGAAAGACAAGAAGTACGACCCCCACGAGCCGACGCGGGTGTGGCTCGACGAGGACAACACGCCCGATGGGGTGCGACAGTCGCTCACCATCATCCTCAACACCGGCGGGTGTCGTTGGGCGCGCGCTGGCGGCTGTACGATGTGCGGCTACGTCGCCGAGTCGGTCGAAGGCGGGTCGGTCGCCCACGAGGCGCTGATGGATCAGCTTCAGGTCTGTCTCGACCACGAGGCGGAGAACGCCGACGAGCCCTCCCCGCTCATCAAGATCTACACGTCGGGGTCGTTCCTCGACGAACGGGAGGTCCCCGCCGAGACGCGCGCGGCCGTCGCCGAGACGTTCGCCGAGAGAGAGCGCATCGTCGTCGAGTCGCTCCCGGACTTCGTCTCCCGGGCGAAGCTCGCGGATTTCACGGCACAGGGGCTGGAGACCGACGTCGCCGTCGGGCTCGAGACCGCCACCGACAGGGTCAGACACGACTGCGTGAACAAGTACTTCGCCTTCGACGACTTCGTCGCCGCGAGCGAGGAGGCCGAGGCCGCCGGCGCGGGTATCAAGGCGTACCTCCTGATGAAGCCCCCCTTCCTCACCGAGCGCGAGGCGCTGGAGGACATGGTCTCCTCGGTCCGCCGCTGTGCCGACTACGCCCACACCGTCTCGATGAACCCCTGCAACGTCCAGCGGTACACGATGGTCGACGAGCTGTTCTTCCAGGGCGGCTACCGCCCGCCGTGGCTGTGGTCGGTCGCCGAGGTGCTCGAGCGCACGGCCGACGTCGACGCCATCGTCGTGTCGGACCCGGTCGGGCACGGCTCCGACCGCGGCCCGCACAACTGCGGCGAGTGCGACGACCGCGTCCAGCGTGCCATCAAGGACTTCGACCTCCGGCAGGACCCCGCCGTGTTCGAACAGGTCGACTGCGACTGTGCGGCGACCTGGCGTGCGGTGCTCGACGAGGAGGCGGCCTACGCGATGCCGCTCGCTCGATAG
- a CDS encoding ABC transporter permease, with amino-acid sequence MSTDTAKPRSTGPVAAVERLVQNHGSSLARVAMVAVFAFLWVPIAVLVFMSFAEGGVLSFPPKELTLRWYFVFLENDTAIDAIITTLQVSLPTTLITVVLSTLIAYAVDRYVFPGRGALQLLATLPIVVPLVVTGVALVLFFGLIRPLIVLNGYPAVVIAHVVRTIPFATLVIIPTFLTFDRQLEEASKDLGADELQTFRQVTLPNVFPGIIAGGLLAFTLSFNEFVFTYFVKDSATTTLPVYIWNQIRYNVTPEVNVISVVFLLVAVTLVLVAVSLTRVDLLARR; translated from the coding sequence GTGAGCACCGACACGGCGAAACCGCGTTCGACGGGGCCCGTCGCCGCCGTCGAACGGCTCGTACAGAACCACGGGAGTTCGCTCGCCCGCGTCGCGATGGTCGCCGTCTTCGCGTTCCTCTGGGTGCCCATCGCCGTGTTGGTGTTCATGTCGTTCGCCGAGGGAGGTGTGCTCTCGTTCCCGCCGAAAGAGCTCACCCTGCGGTGGTACTTCGTCTTCCTCGAGAACGACACGGCCATCGACGCCATCATCACCACCCTGCAGGTGTCGCTCCCGACGACGCTCATCACCGTCGTCCTGTCGACGCTCATCGCCTACGCGGTCGACCGCTACGTCTTCCCGGGGCGGGGCGCTCTCCAGCTTCTGGCGACGCTCCCCATCGTCGTCCCGCTGGTGGTGACCGGCGTCGCGCTGGTGCTGTTCTTCGGGCTCATCCGGCCGCTCATCGTCCTCAACGGCTATCCGGCCGTCGTCATCGCCCACGTCGTCCGCACCATCCCCTTCGCGACGCTCGTCATCATCCCGACGTTCCTCACCTTCGACCGCCAACTCGAGGAGGCCTCGAAGGACCTCGGCGCGGACGAACTCCAGACGTTCCGGCAGGTCACCCTGCCCAACGTCTTCCCCGGTATCATCGCCGGCGGCCTGCTGGCCTTTACGCTCTCGTTCAACGAGTTCGTCTTCACCTACTTCGTGAAGGATTCGGCGACGACGACGCTACCCGTCTACATCTGGAACCAGATCCGCTACAACGTCACGCCCGAGGTGAACGTCATCTCGGTGGTGTTCCTCCTCGTGGCCGTGACGCTCGTCCTCGTGGCCGTCTCGCTCACCCGCGTCGACCTGCTCGCGCGGCGCTGA
- a CDS encoding ABC transporter ATP-binding protein → MSLLSVRGLTKRFGDLTAVDDADFDVEDGEFVSILGPSGSGKSTILRMVAGFETPTDGEIVLAGEDIVARPPFERDINMVFQNLALFPHLTVAENIQYGLKQRGVPKDERERRTEEMLEMVRLPGYGPRDPSELSGGEQQRVALARALVNEPALVLFDEPLSSLDRKLRQHMQTELQRIQAETGITFLYVTHDQEVALSVSDRLVVLNDGLVEQVDSVEALYEAPQSQFVADFIGDVNTVDARVVSASDDGLTIETGGTERFIPAANGFAGGDRIHVCVRPHDVSLSGDGDFATDGTVRTRSYQGSDTVYTVETDQWGDIVADVRGSSFDVGDSVTVAWDAADVHLFAAGEEGTVEGAA, encoded by the coding sequence ATGTCACTCCTCAGTGTTCGCGGCCTCACGAAGCGGTTCGGGGACCTCACGGCGGTCGACGACGCGGACTTCGACGTCGAAGACGGCGAGTTCGTCTCCATCCTGGGGCCCTCGGGCAGCGGCAAGTCCACCATCCTCCGGATGGTCGCGGGGTTCGAGACGCCGACGGACGGCGAAATCGTCCTCGCCGGCGAGGACATCGTCGCCAGACCACCGTTCGAGCGCGACATCAACATGGTGTTCCAGAACCTCGCGCTCTTCCCCCACCTCACGGTCGCGGAGAACATCCAGTACGGCCTGAAGCAGCGCGGCGTCCCGAAGGACGAACGCGAGCGACGAACCGAAGAGATGCTCGAGATGGTCCGGCTCCCGGGCTACGGCCCGCGTGACCCCTCGGAACTGTCGGGCGGCGAACAGCAGCGCGTCGCTCTCGCCCGCGCGCTCGTGAACGAACCGGCGCTGGTGCTGTTCGACGAGCCCCTCTCCAGCCTGGACCGGAAGCTCCGCCAGCACATGCAGACCGAACTTCAGCGCATCCAGGCGGAGACGGGCATCACGTTCCTCTACGTCACCCACGACCAGGAGGTCGCCCTCTCCGTCTCCGACCGCCTAGTCGTCCTCAACGACGGCCTCGTCGAACAGGTCGACTCCGTCGAGGCGCTGTACGAGGCCCCCCAGTCGCAGTTCGTCGCGGACTTCATCGGCGACGTCAACACCGTCGACGCCCGCGTCGTGTCGGCGAGCGACGACGGGCTCACCATCGAGACCGGCGGCACGGAACGGTTCATCCCGGCGGCGAACGGCTTCGCCGGCGGCGACCGGATCCACGTGTGCGTCCGTCCCCACGACGTCAGCCTGAGCGGTGACGGCGACTTCGCCACCGACGGCACCGTCCGGACGCGGAGCTACCAGGGCTCGGACACCGTCTACACCGTCGAGACCGACCAGTGGGGGGACATCGTCGCCGACGTCCGTGGGTCGAGCTTCGACGTCGGCGACAGCGTGACCGTCGCGTGGGACGCCGCGGACGTCCACCTCTTCGCCGCCGGGGAGGAAGGCACCGTCGAGGGGGCGGCCTGA
- a CDS encoding ABC transporter permease, whose translation MGTETETRAPSGESTLLTDLTDFFRTRPRLKKLAIAGPPYGVLIGFFLLPLVAMLVISFQEGQINGPWTLANYTNFLGSQTYLTVVWRTLVITVQVTVLVTVVGYTLAYSIVRFSRRATLLLLLVILPFWTSYIIRMYAWINILQSGGVLDSTLQLFSLPSVGLLYTQPAVMIGFTYVWLPLAVLPFYASLTNMDADLIEAAKDLGAGPIKTFFTVTLPMTKNGVITGVILVFIPTFGSFITPRLLGGTNNIMIGMVIENQFKSAFNWPFGAAIGIVISVVVVLLLVAGARGGGNLFGSSGGERT comes from the coding sequence ATGGGGACGGAGACGGAGACCCGCGCGCCGAGCGGGGAGTCGACGCTCCTGACCGACCTGACGGACTTCTTCCGCACGCGACCGCGGCTGAAGAAGCTCGCCATCGCCGGGCCGCCGTACGGCGTGCTCATCGGCTTCTTCCTTCTCCCCCTCGTGGCGATGCTCGTCATCTCGTTCCAGGAGGGACAGATCAACGGCCCGTGGACCCTCGCGAACTACACGAACTTCCTCGGCTCGCAGACGTATCTGACGGTCGTGTGGCGGACGCTCGTCATCACTGTGCAGGTGACGGTGCTCGTCACCGTCGTCGGCTACACGCTCGCGTACAGTATCGTCCGTTTCTCGCGACGGGCTACCCTCCTGTTGCTCCTCGTCATCCTCCCCTTCTGGACCTCGTACATCATCCGGATGTACGCGTGGATTAATATCCTCCAGAGCGGCGGCGTCCTCGACTCGACACTCCAGCTGTTCAGTCTCCCGTCCGTCGGGCTGCTCTACACCCAGCCGGCGGTGATGATCGGCTTCACCTACGTGTGGCTTCCGCTCGCCGTGTTGCCGTTCTACGCCTCGCTCACGAACATGGACGCCGACCTCATCGAGGCCGCGAAGGACCTCGGGGCTGGTCCCATCAAGACGTTCTTCACGGTGACGCTCCCGATGACGAAGAACGGCGTCATCACCGGGGTCATCCTCGTGTTCATCCCGACGTTCGGGTCGTTCATCACGCCCCGGCTGCTGGGCGGCACCAACAACATCATGATCGGGATGGTCATCGAGAACCAGTTCAAGTCGGCGTTCAACTGGCCGTTCGGTGCGGCTATCGGCATCGTCATCTCCGTCGTGGTGGTCCTGCTGCTCGTCGCGGGTGCCCGCGGCGGCGGCAACCTCTTCGGCAGTAGCGGGGGTGAGCGCACGTGA
- a CDS encoding DoxX family protein, with product MSTQNTLHAEILGRGFDFDYSENWIGYSLVFMRVTMGWVLFQGGITKLVTYLDADPANNWTAAGYLANAIPAGNPLAGFFASMAGNPLIDVLNMWGLTLTGLALILGAFVRWSAFWGAVMMLFYWLAALQGGLLAGLPLEHGWVVDDHLVYAFLLFGLGAFGAGRILGLDASLEKLSVVQNNRWLRLFLG from the coding sequence ATGTCCACACAAAACACGCTCCACGCCGAGATACTCGGCCGCGGCTTCGACTTCGACTACTCGGAGAACTGGATCGGGTACTCCCTGGTGTTCATGCGGGTGACGATGGGATGGGTGCTGTTCCAGGGCGGCATCACGAAGCTGGTGACGTACCTCGACGCGGACCCCGCGAACAACTGGACGGCCGCCGGCTACCTGGCGAACGCCATCCCGGCGGGGAACCCGCTGGCAGGCTTTTTCGCCTCGATGGCCGGCAACCCGCTCATCGACGTCCTGAACATGTGGGGGCTCACCCTCACCGGATTGGCGCTCATCCTCGGCGCGTTCGTCCGCTGGAGCGCGTTCTGGGGCGCGGTCATGATGCTCTTTTACTGGCTCGCCGCGCTGCAGGGCGGCCTCCTCGCGGGACTGCCCCTCGAACACGGCTGGGTCGTCGACGACCACCTCGTCTACGCCTTCCTCCTGTTCGGCCTCGGGGCGTTCGGCGCAGGGCGCATCCTTGGTCTCGACGCGTCCCTCGAGAAACTCTCGGTCGTCCAGAACAACCGCTGGCTCCGGCTGTTCTTGGGCTAA
- the purS gene encoding phosphoribosylformylglycinamidine synthase subunit PurS, with translation MTAYTATVTVRLKRGVLDPEAETTKRALERLGFELEALRSANRFEIDLDAESSDAAADRADEMAERLLANPTIHDYDVEVTTAE, from the coding sequence ATGACTGCCTACACCGCGACGGTCACCGTCCGCCTCAAGCGCGGCGTGCTCGACCCCGAGGCGGAGACGACGAAGCGAGCCCTCGAACGCCTGGGGTTCGAACTGGAGGCGTTGCGCTCTGCGAACAGGTTCGAGATCGACCTCGACGCCGAGTCGAGCGACGCCGCCGCAGACCGCGCCGACGAGATGGCGGAGCGACTCCTCGCGAACCCGACCATCCACGACTACGACGTGGAGGTCACGACGGCGGAATGA
- a CDS encoding FAD-binding oxidoreductase: protein MSTLTPDLLSELPLRDDQYSTTASDRDDHSRDWGTHPDDAVDPDVVVWPECTEDVSAVLELASDHDVPVTPFAAATGIEGNAVPVCGGISLDMTRMDSVLDVRPDDLQVDVEPGVFGADINEALERHGLFFPPLPTSGDIATIGGMIATNAAGKQTVKYGKVGDWVLELEAVLADGSVVEVGTKAAKTSSGYNLRDLLVGSEGTLAVVTRATLKLAGRPAQRRAGRVVFDSFETAAAAASDIVRSGVDVAALELIDSLAAEMANAYIDGDLPEKPMAFLEFHANHGVDEEIDFCRAVLESYAPLSVEFGDESAQADLWEARRELADATRAYYPDLDSIVAGDVAVPISKYPDLIERIHALARERELAVPCFGHAGDGNIHFDVFADKGDEAEWARARDTYETIVREALRLGGTATGEHGIGRGKRKFMTDEHGEAGVRAMRAVKRALDPDGVLNPGKVLPGPEAGGD from the coding sequence ATGTCGACGCTCACCCCGGACCTCCTCTCCGAACTCCCCTTGCGAGACGACCAGTACTCCACGACAGCGAGTGACCGCGACGACCACTCCCGCGACTGGGGCACCCATCCCGACGACGCGGTCGACCCGGACGTCGTCGTCTGGCCCGAGTGCACGGAAGACGTCTCGGCCGTCCTCGAACTGGCGAGCGACCACGACGTCCCGGTCACGCCCTTCGCCGCCGCGACGGGTATCGAGGGTAACGCCGTCCCCGTGTGCGGGGGTATCAGCCTCGACATGACGCGGATGGACTCGGTGCTCGACGTTCGCCCCGACGACCTCCAGGTCGACGTCGAACCCGGGGTCTTCGGCGCAGACATCAACGAGGCGCTCGAACGCCATGGCCTCTTCTTTCCCCCGTTGCCGACCTCGGGCGACATCGCCACCATCGGCGGGATGATCGCGACGAACGCCGCCGGGAAGCAGACGGTCAAGTACGGGAAGGTGGGCGACTGGGTGCTCGAACTCGAAGCGGTACTCGCTGACGGCTCCGTCGTCGAGGTCGGAACGAAGGCGGCGAAGACCTCCTCGGGCTACAACCTCCGCGACCTCCTCGTCGGGAGCGAGGGGACGCTCGCCGTCGTGACACGCGCGACGCTGAAACTCGCCGGACGACCCGCCCAGCGTCGAGCGGGACGGGTCGTCTTCGACTCGTTCGAGACCGCGGCGGCCGCGGCCTCGGACATCGTCCGCTCCGGGGTCGACGTCGCCGCGCTCGAACTCATCGACTCGCTGGCCGCCGAGATGGCCAACGCCTACATCGACGGCGACCTCCCCGAGAAGCCGATGGCCTTCCTCGAGTTCCACGCGAACCACGGGGTCGACGAAGAGATCGACTTCTGCCGTGCGGTCCTCGAGTCGTACGCCCCCCTGTCGGTCGAGTTCGGCGACGAGTCGGCGCAGGCCGACCTCTGGGAGGCGCGGCGGGAACTCGCCGACGCCACGCGGGCGTACTACCCGGACCTCGATTCCATCGTCGCCGGCGACGTGGCGGTCCCCATCTCGAAGTATCCCGACCTCATCGAGCGCATCCACGCCCTCGCGCGCGAGCGTGAACTCGCCGTCCCCTGTTTCGGCCACGCCGGCGACGGCAACATCCACTTCGACGTCTTCGCCGACAAGGGAGACGAGGCGGAGTGGGCCCGCGCGCGAGACACCTACGAGACCATCGTCAGAGAGGCCCTCCGCCTGGGCGGTACCGCCACCGGTGAACACGGCATCGGGCGCGGGAAGCGGAAGTTCATGACCGACGAACACGGGGAGGCGGGCGTCCGAGCGATGCGTGCGGTCAAGCGCGCACTGGACCCCGACGGCGTGTTGAATCCCGGAAAGGTCCTTCCGGGTCCGGAGGCGGGCGGCGACTGA